The Zeugodacus cucurbitae isolate PBARC_wt_2022May chromosome 4, idZeuCucr1.2, whole genome shotgun sequence genome includes the window ACAGTAAGTGAGTTCAATATTTGGAAACGAGaggttatatatttattttaatctcCCATTATAGTCCCcaagtttatatgtatttcagATACTAAAAACCTGCCaagtaaaatattcaaatcaatCAAAGGCACAATTTTATTACTCATTCTCAATTCTTCTCAATTgagtttaatttagtttttaaattctttcaaaaatgaGAGCAAGAGCTCCGTAAAAGATTTAGCAAAGGATGTCAGCAAGAAACAGTTTTTATAGGAAGGTTCTCAATACACTAATAAAGTCTTCACAAGCAACCCGAGTAGATAGTATAGAAATATGGTTTTGGACTAAATAGAaccatttgaaattaaaaatcatacGAAGGTGCCTAAGCCAAGACCAATCATATGCCACTAACAGCAGATTTGCACCTCGCAATTCTATACCACCTCTCTTATAGGTGTATcatgttcgccattttgccaaataTACGAAAATTAACAGAAAATCGCTACGGTCTTAATGGTGATAGTCGAATATTGGAAAGCACTTCAGCGCCACCTGCCAATCGACGATGCCATTTTCGTCGCACTGATATGATTATCACTTTTTGATCCTTTCGTAATGGCTGAGGCAGTGTAAACTTTAATTAGAGGGCCACCAGTGACGGCAATCAATGGCAACACGCAGTGGGTGTTGCTTCACAGAATTGCTGCAAATGcaggtacatatgtgtgtgtgggtgtatacATTTCAGCTGCGAAACGAACTGAAACGGTATTCCAGGACACTTTCATTACGAAACAAGCTGCTAGTTGGcgtcacacatacaaatactcaCACACATGCTTCGGATATTTcgtgttaattttaaaattttaacaccAATGTCGAATTGAAAATGGTTTTTGTACCGTTAAGCCATTACAAAATGAATACAcataacattttatatacatataagcaattaaaatgccgttttattattctttttacatatactcatacatagatatatatagattcatggatatacatatatttttatagtgcTCCATGTAGCAGAtgcttaaattaaaatactcgcAAACTCAGGCGAAATTATCCCAAAAGTCCACCGAGTAGGCCACCAGGGCCACCAAGTAGACCACCGCCGGAACCGCCTAAGAtgccgccaccgccaccaccaagCGCTGGTTGTTGGGTTGGCGATTGGCCACCACCACCCAAAACGCCGCCCAAAACATTGCCAATTAGTGGTAGACCATTCAAATTGAGGAGACAGCTGCAAGGAAAAGGTAAAAAGGACGTAGAAATTTCAGGCACTTTTTAGGAATAAAAGTTTTATCGGTTTATGCTCACCGCAAATCGAGGCGTATCAAGTACTGGCAGGCCCATTGACGCATGCACTGTGGAATATTAGGAgatatattatagttttgatgATTTTGAGTAAAAGCTCGGAAAATAGATCAGTGCTTTAATTATTTGATGCTTTGAGAATTCACATTCTCCAATTTGGATTCTTTATTCTCCTTTAAGTGTTTCCTAATCGTGATTCAATGCTTTTAAGTTACTTAAGAGATCACTTAAAGGACATAAGTTCGACCCTGCTATAAACTCAGGATTATAATCGATTTTTCCGAGAGAGAATAGCAGATTAAGTAATCCTTGTAACGGAATTGATCCAGAATTGCATTTGGCTAGAAATGTTAAGCCTGAACTAAAGTGTTTCGGAACGACGGACCAAGTTAACTTTAATTTGAGCAGATATATAAAGAAtactataatacaaaaatgcTCTTGAACATCAAATTTCATCGAGATATCTCAAAATTctagaatttattttcattaaacagATGGATCGAAAGGTCACGTCAATTAGGTCTACTCAACCGGAACGGACAAGGATGTTTGTCCTGCTAGGGGTTCTTCTTTAAAATTAAGGAAGGATTCTTGCCGCAAATgcttttttatcaataattttttcggaACAAAGTAATCGATTGATTTCATACTTGAAGATACTCTGTTCAGTTTTTATATTACTTACTGCCATTAATTCCTCACTGGGCTCAGGACAAGTACCTCTGGTTGGAGATGCAGTAGATGGTGCCAGCGTGGTGGATGAACCCTCTGGTTTAATACCGGGTATACCCCATGGCAAAGCGGGCTGTAGACAAATAGTCTGTTAATACATGATTCCTATACTCGATTATAATACTTACGTTGCCTGATGCGTAAGTTAGCgactgtgaaaaaaattaattaataaacaaataattaaattaatatttttaattatattacaattactatttttaattatatattttaaatataaaatccatTTATAGACTTTAATCGTCTTACCATGGCAACCGCCATCAGCAGGAAAATGCGCAATACTGTTCGAGTCATCTTCAACTAGCTAGTACTCAGTACCGTTAAGTGATAATAATTATTCTGTCAGAAAGTCTGTGCTTTATATACTTGAAATTTTGTTACATCCCtcgaaacatatatattttcgaaatatcaaGCATTCTTTTCGCGCATCTGATAAGTTAGTCAGTCGTGATATCAGCGGCGCCATAAAACGCAGCTGTTTTTGAGACTGACCTACAGCAAAAATAAGTTTTGTAAAGTATTATACAAACAAAATGAGGCCAATCCGCATAGttcaaaatcgtcaaaaatattttcgtataaaGTTAAACAATGATAAACCtggattttaattaattcaggGTTTTTTCATTGTTTGTAAATCgagtacatatttttataacggTAGTTGAGTACTCTTAATACAAtgctaaatgcaaaataaacacgagATTATAAAGAAGTCGGACCTAATAAATCATTTcactatttacatatacaatgaCGTCGATGAATACTTTTTTATGCCGATATGCTTTATCATGTGATGGTCGGTGAGGGGATAATTTATTtgagtataatataaatattaatgaactgTTAGTTGGTAAATATAAGCATCAGAGATATTAATCTAATTTTCGGTATAATCTAAGTtcggtaatttttttatgaatttcttttTGTGATCTCCAGAACGACTCTTGATTGGATTTTGAAAGTGGATATTTAAGATCAAGGCTCACATGTTTGG containing:
- the LOC105220795 gene encoding DNA topoisomerase 3-alpha, coding for MTRTVLRIFLLMAVAMSLTYASGNPALPWGIPGIKPEGSSTTLAPSTASPTRGTCPEPSEELMACMRQWACQYLIRLDLRCLLNLNGLPLIGNVLGGVLGGGGQSPTQQPALGGGGGGILGGSGGGLLGGPGGLLGGLLG